A portion of the Stigmatella aurantiaca DW4/3-1 genome contains these proteins:
- the miaA gene encoding tRNA (adenosine(37)-N6)-dimethylallyltransferase MiaA, producing MKPLLTVIAGPTASGKTALAVELARRAGGEIVSADSQQVYRFFDIGTAKPSEEERAAVPHHLISVVDPLETFSAAEYQRHADAAIAEIAARGRPVFLVGGTGLYLRILLHGVVEAPGADPALRASLEALAAAEGREAVHRQLAQVDPETAAKLPTNDLVRIIRALEIHSRTGVPASVWRREHAFAPDRYPFRLFILEPPREDLYRAIHARTEAMFARGLIEETQALLARGYAEAAPMRSVGYVQARAVAEGRMSREEALQDTAQETRRYAKRQLTWFRKEPGAVHVSPPYDVALWER from the coding sequence GTGAAGCCTCTGCTCACCGTGATCGCGGGCCCGACGGCCTCGGGCAAGACGGCGCTGGCCGTGGAGCTGGCCCGGCGCGCGGGCGGAGAGATCGTCAGCGCGGACTCCCAACAGGTGTACCGTTTCTTCGACATTGGGACGGCCAAGCCCTCCGAGGAGGAGCGGGCCGCCGTGCCCCATCACCTCATCTCGGTGGTGGATCCCCTGGAGACGTTCTCGGCGGCGGAGTACCAGCGGCACGCGGACGCGGCCATCGCGGAGATCGCCGCGCGGGGCCGGCCGGTGTTCCTCGTGGGGGGCACGGGCTTGTACCTGCGCATCCTTCTGCACGGGGTGGTGGAGGCGCCCGGGGCGGATCCCGCGCTCCGGGCGTCCCTGGAAGCCCTGGCCGCCGCCGAGGGACGCGAGGCCGTTCACCGGCAACTGGCCCAGGTGGATCCCGAGACGGCCGCGAAGCTGCCCACCAACGACCTGGTCCGGATCATCCGCGCGCTGGAGATCCACTCACGGACCGGCGTCCCCGCCTCGGTCTGGCGCCGGGAGCATGCGTTCGCGCCGGACCGGTATCCGTTCCGGCTCTTCATCCTGGAGCCTCCGCGAGAGGACCTCTACCGGGCCATCCACGCGCGCACCGAGGCCATGTTCGCCCGGGGGCTCATCGAGGAGACGCAAGCGCTGCTGGCCCGGGGCTATGCGGAGGCCGCGCCCATGCGGAGCGTGGGCTACGTGCAGGCCCGCGCCGTGGCCGAGGGGCGGATGAGCCGCGAGGAGGCCCTCCAGGACACGGCGCAGGAGACGCGCCGGTACGCCAAGCGGCAGCTCACCTGGTTCCGGAAGGAACCCGGCGCGGTGCACGTGTCCCCTCCGTATGACGTGGCGCTCTGGGAGCGCTGA